One bacterium DNA segment encodes these proteins:
- the metK gene encoding methionine adenosyltransferase, with the protein MNGDFLFTSESVTEGHPDKVCDQISDAVLDEVMRLDKMGRVACETFATVGLVIVGGEITTSAFIDIHRLVRETLREIGYTQCGFSWDSCGILNAIGPQSADIAQGVDTGGAGDQGLMVGFACRETPELMPMPIMLAHHLTRRLAEVRKKRILPYLGPDGKSQVTIEYKDGVPARVHTVVLAAQHDESILDGTGRMITNAAREQLIDTVAREVIPKRLLDDRTIFHVNPTGKFVIGGPQSDTGMTGRKIIVDTYGGMAPHGGGAFSGKDPTKVDRSAAYMARHIAKNVVAADLAEQCTVQLAYAIGVAEPVSVMIDCSGTERIPSARISELVRKHWDLTPKGIIDYLGLRAPIYKATAAYGHFGRTEATFTWEKTNMAAALSKDA; encoded by the coding sequence ATGAACGGCGATTTTCTGTTTACGTCCGAATCGGTGACCGAAGGCCACCCGGACAAAGTCTGCGACCAAATCTCCGACGCGGTCCTCGATGAGGTGATGCGTCTCGACAAGATGGGGCGTGTCGCCTGCGAGACCTTTGCCACCGTGGGGCTGGTGATCGTCGGCGGCGAGATCACCACCAGCGCCTTCATCGATATCCATCGGCTGGTGCGCGAAACGCTTCGTGAGATCGGCTACACGCAGTGCGGTTTCAGTTGGGATTCCTGCGGCATCCTCAACGCCATCGGCCCGCAGTCGGCCGACATCGCGCAGGGGGTCGACACCGGCGGCGCCGGCGACCAGGGGTTGATGGTCGGCTTCGCCTGCCGCGAAACGCCCGAGCTGATGCCCATGCCGATCATGCTGGCGCACCACCTGACCCGCCGGCTGGCGGAAGTGCGCAAGAAGCGCATCCTGCCCTACCTCGGACCCGACGGCAAGTCGCAGGTCACCATCGAATATAAAGACGGTGTCCCGGCCCGCGTGCACACCGTGGTGCTGGCCGCCCAGCACGACGAATCCATTCTCGACGGCACCGGCAGGATGATTACCAACGCCGCGCGCGAGCAACTCATCGACACGGTGGCGCGCGAGGTGATTCCGAAGCGACTGCTCGACGACCGCACGATCTTCCACGTCAACCCCACCGGCAAATTCGTCATCGGCGGCCCGCAGTCCGACACCGGCATGACCGGACGCAAGATCATCGTCGACACCTACGGCGGTATGGCCCCGCACGGCGGCGGCGCCTTCTCGGGCAAGGACCCGACCAAGGTCGACCGTTCCGCCGCCTACATGGCGCGCCACATCGCCAAGAACGTCGTCGCCGCCGACCTGGCCGAGCAGTGCACCGTGCAGTTGGCCTACGCCATCGGCGTCGCCGAGCCGGTCTCGGTGATGATCGATTGCAGCGGCACCGAACGCATCCCGTCGGCCCGCATCAGCGAGCTGGTCCGCAAGCACTGGGACCTCACCCCGAAAGGGATCATCGACTACCTGGGACTGCGCGCGCCGATCTACAAGGCGACCGCCGCCTATGGGCACTTCGGACGCACCGAGGCGACGTTCACCTGGGAAAAGACCAACATGGCCGCGGCGCTGAGCAAGGACGCCTGA
- the ahcY gene encoding adenosylhomocysteinase, with translation MDYHVSDLSLAASGALRIEWAEKNMPVLRLIRARFAKEKPLKGIRVGCCLHVTTETANLMETLRDGGAEVRLCASNPLSTQDDVAASLAKHTKVGVFATRGEDNKTYYKHIDAVLAMKPQVTIDDGADLVSALHQERNNAIAAGIWGGLEETTTGVIRLRAMAREGVLKFPMVAINDSQTKHFFDNRYGTGQSTIDGILRATNHLLAGSRVVVVGYGWCGRGVAVRARGMGADVIVCEVEPVKAIEAVMDGFRVMPMAQAARDGDVFITLTGNLAVIRKEHFAKMKDGAVVCNSGHFNVEIDIDALDKMSKGKRKVRHEVEEYTLRDGRRIHLLGEGRLINLASAEGHPAMVMDMSFANQALGVEFIAKNRGKLPLGVHALPERIDKEIARLKLKSMGVKIDTLTAAQKKYLAEWTMGT, from the coding sequence ATGGATTATCACGTTTCCGATCTGTCGCTGGCCGCATCCGGCGCGCTGCGCATCGAGTGGGCCGAAAAGAACATGCCCGTCCTGCGCCTGATCCGCGCCCGCTTCGCCAAGGAAAAACCGCTTAAAGGCATCCGCGTGGGCTGCTGCCTGCATGTCACCACCGAGACCGCCAACCTGATGGAAACGCTGAGGGACGGCGGCGCCGAAGTCCGCCTCTGCGCCTCCAATCCGCTCTCCACCCAGGATGATGTCGCCGCCTCGCTGGCCAAGCACACGAAGGTGGGCGTCTTCGCCACCCGCGGCGAAGACAACAAAACCTACTACAAACACATCGACGCCGTGCTGGCGATGAAGCCGCAGGTCACGATCGACGACGGCGCCGATTTGGTCTCCGCGCTGCATCAGGAGCGCAACAACGCGATCGCCGCCGGCATCTGGGGCGGCCTCGAGGAGACCACCACCGGTGTCATCCGCCTGCGCGCCATGGCGCGCGAAGGTGTGCTCAAGTTCCCGATGGTCGCGATCAACGATTCGCAGACCAAGCACTTCTTCGACAACCGCTATGGCACCGGACAGTCGACCATCGACGGCATCCTGCGCGCCACCAACCATCTGCTGGCCGGATCGAGAGTGGTCGTGGTCGGCTATGGCTGGTGCGGACGCGGCGTGGCGGTGCGGGCCCGCGGCATGGGCGCCGATGTCATCGTCTGCGAAGTCGAGCCGGTCAAGGCGATCGAGGCGGTCATGGATGGCTTCCGCGTCATGCCGATGGCGCAGGCCGCCAGGGACGGCGATGTCTTCATCACGCTCACTGGCAACCTCGCCGTCATCCGCAAGGAACACTTCGCGAAGATGAAAGACGGGGCCGTGGTCTGCAACTCCGGCCACTTCAACGTCGAAATCGACATCGATGCCCTCGACAAAATGTCCAAGGGCAAGCGCAAGGTCCGTCACGAGGTCGAGGAGTACACGCTGCGCGATGGACGTCGCATCCATCTGCTCGGCGAGGGACGGTTGATCAACCTCGCCTCGGCCGAGGGCCACCCGGCGATGGTGATGGACATGTCCTTCGCCAACCAGGCGCTGGGCGTCGAGTTCATTGCCAAAAACCGCGGAAAACTCCCGTTGGGCGTGCACGCCCTCCCGGAGCGCATCGACAAGGAGATCGCCCGGCTGAAACTCAAGTCGATGGGCGTCAAGATCGACACCCTGACCGCCGCGCAGAAGAAATACCTCGCCGAGTGGACGATGGGCACCTGA